From Staphylococcus sp. IVB6214:
TCAGAAGAAGAAATCCATGATATTTTATCCCAGATTTATATAAATTCAAAAATATCTACAAGAAAATATCATTTTTATAAGAAAGGCTTAGCATTGGTACTTTGGGGGATTTTAGGAATTTTAATTTTGCATTCTATCGGTATTATTTTAGTTAAAGCGGGAGGTTTTTAAATATGAAAATAAGAGGCTATGATTACAAGTCAAGAAAGAAAAAAGTTGAAGAAATATTAGAGAATACCAACTTTATAAATGAAGTGGAAAGATTTCCTAATAACGATGATTTTACATATGAGAATGGCTATAAAGCTTGGCTTAGTGCAATCTTTATAGATTTAAGAAATTCTACTAAATTATTCACTGAAAATAGTGAAGTAGATGTTGCCAAGGTAATTAGAGGCTTTACGTCTGAAGTTATAGAGATTTTACAAAAGGATACTCAAGATAATGAATTGAAAGAAATTGGTATTAGGGGAGATTGCGTATTTGCTGTATATTCAACTGCTAGCAAAGAAGAAATATATGATGTCTACAGCCGTGCAGTTTACATTAATACCTA
This genomic window contains:
- a CDS encoding adenylate/guanylate cyclase domain-containing protein, with the translated sequence MKIRGYDYKSRKKKVEEILENTNFINEVERFPNNDDFTYENGYKAWLSAIFIDLRNSTKLFTENSEVDVAKVIRGFTSEVIEILQKDTQDNELKEIGIRGDCVFAVYSTASKEEIYDVYSRAVYINTYLKMLNKLLDKRNLPNIKAGIGLAADKNLAVKAGRKSSGINDFVWIGKAVTTASNLADLGNKEGICPIVMSGTFYTNYIDVEENENSKNWWMKNGDEHNGTYYHGDVVKIEFNKWIESGMID